In Dehalococcoidales bacterium, a genomic segment contains:
- a CDS encoding glycerate kinase produces the protein MKIVVAPQSFKGSLSAREVADAIARGIRRVLADAEVVVLPMADGGEGTVDALVFATGGRTMQTEVSGPLGDRVIAAWGILGDGATAVVEMAAASGLVLVPADRLDPLTATTYGTGELVRAALDSGCHRIIIGIGGSATNDGGAGMAQALGAKLTDREGRELPPGGAALASLRQIDISGLDSRLAESQVTVACDVTNPLCGKEGASWVYGPQKGATEAMCRQLDEALANYASVIKKDLGIDIRDMPGAGAAGGLGAGLVAFAGARLVPGIEIVSDAVGLVEHLKGASLVLTGEGRLDTQTTFGKTVAGVAKNAKVLGVPVVVIAGELHGDLKELYRYGIDAALSIAPGPITREESEADAARLIADASERALRLVLINPH, from the coding sequence ATGAAGATAGTGGTCGCCCCCCAGAGTTTCAAGGGTAGTCTCTCCGCCCGGGAAGTGGCTGACGCCATCGCCCGTGGCATAAGACGTGTACTGGCTGATGCCGAGGTAGTAGTGCTGCCCATGGCCGACGGCGGAGAAGGTACGGTCGATGCCCTGGTCTTTGCCACCGGCGGCAGGACAATGCAAACTGAAGTGTCCGGGCCTCTGGGTGACAGGGTCATCGCCGCCTGGGGAATCCTCGGTGACGGGGCGACTGCCGTGGTGGAGATGGCGGCTGCTTCCGGCCTGGTGCTGGTACCAGCGGACAGGCTGGACCCACTGACGGCCACGACATACGGTACCGGAGAGCTGGTCCGGGCAGCCCTTGATAGTGGATGTCACCGGATCATCATCGGCATCGGCGGTAGCGCCACCAATGACGGTGGTGCCGGCATGGCTCAGGCCCTGGGCGCAAAGCTGACCGACCGGGAAGGCAGGGAGCTTCCCCCGGGTGGTGCCGCCCTGGCCAGCCTGAGACAGATAGATATCTCCGGACTGGACAGCCGCCTCGCCGAGAGTCAGGTTACGGTCGCCTGCGATGTCACCAACCCGCTCTGCGGTAAAGAGGGCGCATCGTGGGTCTACGGGCCACAGAAAGGGGCCACCGAAGCGATGTGCCGCCAGCTCGATGAGGCCCTGGCTAACTATGCCTCCGTAATCAAGAAAGACCTGGGTATCGACATCAGGGACATGCCCGGGGCAGGGGCAGCCGGAGGGCTGGGTGCGGGTCTGGTAGCATTCGCTGGTGCCAGGCTGGTGCCCGGTATCGAGATTGTCAGTGATGCTGTGGGGCTTGTCGAGCATCTGAAAGGAGCTTCACTGGTCCTCACCGGCGAAGGCAGGCTTGACACCCAAACCACGTTCGGCAAGACGGTCGCCGGAGTTGCCAAAAATGCAAAGGTGCTGGGCGTACCCGTGGTGGTCATTGCCGGGGAGCTTCACGGCGACCTGAAGGAACTGTACCGGTACGGTATCGACGCCGCCCTGAGCATCGCCCCCGGGCCCATCACACGGGAAGAATCGGAGGCAGATGCGGCCCGCCTCATCGCCGATGCGTCCGAGCGGGCACTGCGGCTGGTCCTGATTAATCCCCATTGA